Below is a window of Fulvitalea axinellae DNA.
TTAGTGTGACTTTTGTTTCACCGATGTCGTCGCAATGAAACCTTGTGCGGTTTACGCTAAACTCCAATCTGTCCGGATCAATGCAAGGACTAAGAGATCCATTATTTACATCCTCTGGATTTAAGTCCCCAATACCGTTCTGATCAAGATATACGGCTACGTCTTTACAAACGGCCTGAGGTTCGGTGCCGACGGTTGTGGCCACTGCGCAGGTGAACTTCTTCCCTAAGGCGTCCTCCGCCGAAAGCATTATTTCAAAGATCCCGATTCCGAATAAGCCACCCGCTTCAGGAGTTTGCGTGACATTGGAGAATCCGGGATTCAACCTTTCGAATACAGGAATCAGATTTGGAACCTCAGCGGCACATTCGTCGTCGTTCGCTACCAGTCGTAATGGATCAGGACATTTTATCTCAAATCCTTCAGGAGGCAGGATATTTAATGTAAGCATGCATCGAGTCTCGTTACCCGCAATATCTTTAGCGTATAAAGCGACCATATATGAACCGATACCGACTTCTGTCCCCATAGCCGGATCTTGGGTTATGGTTTCGATGGCGCAATTATCCATCGCCTTTTTCAAATCAGGGATCTCGAACTTTAGGTTATCGTCTGCTCTGTACGTTAAAGTTTTTCCGCAGTTTTCAAGCAAAGGAGGAGTACGGTCAACAACAGTGACTTTGAATTCGCAAGTAGCTATAGGTTCGGATTCATTTAGTCTTGCCGAATAGATGACGGTAGTAGTTCCAACAGGGAATTCATGACCAGGAATGTAATTACTGGTTAATTCGAGATTGTCACAGGCAGGAGAAAGGGCTGGGACTGTCCAAGTGGCTTGAGCGGAGCAGGATCCAGGGTTTGTATTGTTAATAATGATATTTTCAGGACAAGATTGGAAAACGTTATAAGCGGTTACTTCCCTAACTTCTTGGTTTGCGCATGACGAGTTTGAGGAAGAGACAGCATACTGAACATGATATTTGACACCCGCTTTTGCTCCCATTATTTCCCCCGTTATCGCATCGATTGTTTCGTTGTTTTCAACTGGTTTGGCAAAGGAGAATACTCCGCCCGGGGTGGCGATATCAGTTGGCGCGTTATATGCGCCGGCGCAGAAGTCAGCGAAGCGGAAAGAGGCGTCGGTGAGAGGAAGGACAGAGACAGACTTGATCTCTTCTTCAGGGCATGGGGCCGGAGTGGTGTATGATACAAGATAATTTGACCCGGGAACCGCATTTCGGATAAGTCCGGTGGCTACGTTGATTGAGGCCCCGTCTCCCGGTTCTTTGGCAAATTTGAAGGACCCTTCGGTGTCTCCGAGAATGATTGCGGGAGCGGGATTGTCAGCGCAGAAAGGATCTATTCTGAAAGAAGGGTTCGATTCAGGCAGAACGTTTACTGATTTTTGAGTACTGTTAGGGCAACGGCTGTCGGGTGCGCCGTCTGTGTCGTATTGGACTATATAGGTTCTGCTGGCTTCATAGTTTGAGATTTCGCCAGTTTCACTATCGATAGAGGCGGTGCCTGAATCTTCGACTAAACTGAATGTTCCGCCCGGTATCGCAACAAAGTTTGGTTTTCCTGCATTGCCAAAACAGAAATCAGGGAATGTGAAGCTTGCGTCGTCAGGCTCTAGTACCGTGACTTGTTCCACATTGTCGTTGGGACAGGTGTTGTTTGTGGTGTAGCGAACGGAATAGGTGGCACCCGCCATGGCGTTCGAGATATGACCCGAGGTTGGGTTTATTGTAGCTTGACCAGGAATATCTCCAATCAGTTCAAACGTACCGCCGGGAGTCGTAATGTCAGTAGGTCCGTTGTCAGAACCGAAACAGAAATTATTGAAAACGAATGATGGGTCGTCTTTAGGGTTGACAATTACGCTAATCGTTCCGATGTCAAAGCAATTTGATGCGGTAATTATCCTTGCGAAGTAATCACCGGTAGTTGGGATGTTTTCGGCCTGGTCCGTTGTAAGCCTATTTTGGTCTGTCTCGGCGTCTTCTCTAGTGTTATAGTAGTAGATTTCGGAGGCATCGTCACTATCGATTGTATTGGTTATATCAACGGTGAGTGGTGAGCATACGGGTTCAGGGTTGCTTACTGTAAATGAAGGCAATGGGTTTTGGATAACCGTAACTGGCTTAACACTTGCGCATCCCTTATTATTTTGGGCTCTGAGATAGTAGGTTCCTCCATTTACGGATTCAGGGTCAGGAACTAAGTTTTCGGGGGAGCCGGTAAGAGCGTCACCTTCCGTCAGATAGTAACTAAGCGTAAGTGAGCCGATATTTGGGGTTCCTTGCGTTATGTCGGGAGCGGTTAGGTCTATTGTTTCTCCCATACAGATGGGAGCGGGGTTGTTTGTGATTAGCTCTGGATTGCTGTTTACGGTTAATGCGAATGCTTTTGGTGGGGCGAGGCACCCTCCGGCGCTTAGTTCATTGGTTAGCGTATATTGCCCGGGTTGGCTGGCTTCAAGGTCAATCTTTCCGGTTGAGTTATCAACAAACACTAATCCTTCGGGTGTAGCGGTAATTCTGCCGATCATACCTGCGGAAGGAACTGGGGTGCCGTCACTTTTACAATAGCTATTTTCTGCGTAGGCGAATGTGGCGTCAGGGGTTTCGTTTACCGTAACCATCACTTCGTGTATTTGCGCTGGGCAATCCGAACCTGAAGGCAAAGTGTATTTTACTGTGAATTGCCCCGGAGTGCTAGAGGCGAGGTTAATCTCTCCTGAGGCGGGATTGACAACGAGCCCGTTTGGTTGCGCTGAGAATGTGCCTCCGCCTGTTGTGATTTCGGTTGGGGTCGGGTTAGGGGCACCAGAGCAGAATGTGGATTGCCCATACGTGAAGAACGGATCGGCTGGTTGTTCGATTGTTACTTCTAGGTCTTGGGATACGCTTGAACAAGTTTTGTCAGGGGAGCTTCCCGTAAGGACGAATGTTAATGCGGTAGCCTTTTGGTCACCGGCGGAGAGGAAATATTTAGTGGTGGCTTCGGCGCTATTTTCGAATGAGCCGCTTCCGTCGGTTGTCCATACGGGTTGTCCGTTGGTGACTGTTCCTGAAAGTTCAATCACAGGGTTGTTGGAACAGTTTGTAAAGTCGCTGATTACCGTAACGATTGGTAGTGGGGTGACGGAAAGGGCAATATCGCCTGTTGGGTTGGCGGTGCAACCTTGATTTGAGATTAGCTTGACTGTCAGGGTGACCGTATTTCCTGCGTCATTGAGAGCCGGGACATATGTTGGGGTTAAGGTTTCGGCATCCTCAAGTAGCCCTTGCCCATTGTGGGTCCATTCCACCTGTTCATAATTGATAGCGTCTACACCTGACACTTTATATGTGGAAGTGACGCATATTTTGTCATCCGTAATACCCAATCCCAATGATGCTTCTGGGTTCGAGGTGACGGTGACAGGTTTTATAGAGTAACAATTGTTGGGGAATTCTGCCCTAATGTAGTATGTGTTGGCGTCAACAGCTTTATATTCCGCTTCGGTTAGTGCGTTTGTTTTATTTCTAGCGTCGTTTTCTGTGCGGTAGTATAACAAAACGCTTATTCCTGCGGAGCTTCCGGCAGTAATTGCTGGATCGGAAAGGTCGGCTTTGTTTGGTGCGCAGACTGGGGCGGGGTTGTTTATTACTAAGTCAGGGTTTTCTAAAACGCTGACCGAATTAGTGGCGTCGGCAGGGCAAACTCCCGTTTCCGGATTTTCGGGAGAAGTGCTTGTAATATATTTTACTTGATAGGTTTCGCCGGCTTTTCCATTGGAAATCATGCCTGTAATGGGATCGATTTCAGCCATATCGGCGTTAAACAAAAGCCTCAACCCTGCAAAGCTGAATCGGCCTCCCGGAGTTTGTATCTCCTGGGCGCGGTTGTCTTCGCCTTCGCAGAAATCTTTTAATACGAAGCCGGGGTCGTCTCTGTCGTGAGTGACTGTGGTAACGGGAATAACAGTAAAGCAACCTTCCGCATTATCAGCTCTAACAAAGTAATCTTTGCCTTGTGGAGTTCCGGGTACGCTGGATGGATCAGTTAAAGGGTTCTGCTTTTTGAAGGCGTCGTCTTTATCGCCGTAGTATGATAGATTTCCTGTATCATCCCCATCTGGATTTTTAGGGTCAAAGAAGATATTTAGTTCAAGAAGGTTATGGGTCTCAGTAGCGCAGGTGGGGAGTGGAGGGGAAACCAATGTGAGTTCAGGATCCGGAATAGCCATAACCGTCATAGTCTCGTACTCTCCGCATGACTCCGAGTTAGTGGCTACAACTAAGTAGACCCCTTCACGAACTATGACTTTTCCATCTGCATAAGGAAGCTCTTTGCCTGTATTTTTATTATAGAATGTGAGTCGGATATCGGTTAAGTCACCACTGAAGTATTTCGGGTCGGCGATATTAACTGTTTGTTCTCCTTGGCAAACTTCTATAGTTTGTTTTGCTTGAACATCGGGAGACTCAAGAATTTCGAGAGTGAATGTGGCGCTTTCTTCCGAGCAACCGCTCTGGGGCGGAATAGTGTTAGTTATGGTGTACGTGCCGGGTTGACTGGCTTTAAGCGTAATGATGCCAGTAGATTGGTCAATGTCTAACCCTTCAGGGCTAGAGGTGAAAACACCTGCGCTACCTCCTTGGAAACTAGGCTTAGCCACAGATTTAGGATCCTTTTGACAGTAGGCTGTTTGCGGATACGAAAACTCCGGTGAAGTGCTATTGGTAATCGTCACTTGCGTTTCCGACTGATTTTCGCAACCGTTTGAGCTAACCTTATAGACTACGAAATAAGTTCCTGGATCTGTTTGGGAGAGATCAATTTGGCCGGTTGTACTGTTTATTTTGATTTTACCTTTTCTTGTGACAGAATACGCCGAGAAATTTCCGCCCGGAACCCCCGTTATTGTCGGTGTGGGATTACCGGCATTTTCACAGAACGTGCCCATGGAATATGAGAAGGAAGCGTCCGGCAATGCGAAAGCTGTAGTTGTTGCCGTAGATGCGTTTGGACAAATGTGCTGAGGAGATGAAACGGTACTGTAACGAACTTCATATTGGGTGCCGGGAACCGAATTGTTGATTACTCCGGAGCTAGGGTCTATGGTGGTAGATCCGATTACGTTTCCAAAATTGTCGTCAGACGAAGCCCTGAAGGTGAAAGTGCCCCCGCGTACGGTGTTTGGATCTAATGTAGGCCTTCCAGTTGTGTTAGAGCAGAAATTCGGGTATGAAAAGTCTGTTTTGTCCTTTTCAAGAATTACTGCGTCAAAGGACACGGGTTCCGAAACGCAACTCGTTAAATTATCCTCGATGGTCATCCAATAAGTCCCTGATACGGTTACGTTTTCCGGGTCGGGAACAGGCATTGTGAGTGAAGCGTCAAGATAAAAATGTTGCGTAAGTTCTTTTTGGTCAATAATATTCGAAGTGAACTTAATGGTAGTGAGGTCAATCGCTGAACCGTCGCATACGGGTTTGGGCGGGGTTGTTATCTGTAGGATTTCGGGGGTGTAATATCCGAAAATGTCAGCTCTTCTTACCGAAAAGCATTTAGTGTTACGGTCCTCTCCCCTGATATACCGAATGCCGACTGATAGCATATTAAGCGGAATTCGCCCTTCGCTTCCTCCACGTACGGCCAAATCATAGTCTGAGTATACAGTGAAATCGATTGTTGCCACTAATTGATCGTAATCAGGGACTATGCTTTTGATGTCGGCCACATCGGTTTCGCATATTTCAGTATTATCGGTTTCAAATTCTGGGTTGCCGGATATATTCAGGGTTACCGTTTTGGTAAAAACCTTATTATCACACCCTTTCACACGATTGGTGATATTGTAAATGCCCGGTTTGGAGTCAACCAAATTGACTGCGCAAA
It encodes the following:
- a CDS encoding HYR domain-containing protein, with protein sequence MPKTRIILFLLFSFCLSFLSFHSKGQGFEYPEGYTYCVPTSVQTIDAKITGVTGGSFSITPQGQGVTVNPQTGSLVLGLNAIPDYYTITYTFTDQGVSIAPIIGDLTDPLGTGDMAAGVGNEANLIYLSTRGTTHKQDGVYLVSLEGSHARLTKKASLPIRLPDGSEHTNIHIALGPPNSNFNSRMFTMNPKGQVGYFDISDNWKFYPLGYVNHGAPQLTFDNDNNLVFANGSYVYKIREDNIHLNGRSFKDYIPSERFRVVDNGKYVSNITGGDVVFDTKGYLYIADNNHSSSIIYKCEYNSTFKRYNVIKKLTVIGGVTGMAINASGCIYYSVQGARELKRVHGLNDCGVPESVSQTVRITERITTADFSFDKPEYCSRDDIAIGKLASESAWGELSSSPAGLVWADQSLCAVNLVDSKPGIYNITNRVKGCDNKVFTKTVTLNISGNPEFETDNTEICETDVADIKSIVPDYDQLVATIDFTVYSDYDLAVRGGSEGRIPLNMLSVGIRYIRGEDRNTKCFSVRRADIFGYYTPEILQITTPPKPVCDGSAIDLTTIKFTSNIIDQKELTQHFYLDASLTMPVPDPENVTVSGTYWMTIEDNLTSCVSEPVSFDAVILEKDKTDFSYPNFCSNTTGRPTLDPNTVRGGTFTFRASSDDNFGNVIGSTTIDPSSGVINNSVPGTQYEVRYSTVSSPQHICPNASTATTTAFALPDASFSYSMGTFCENAGNPTPTITGVPGGNFSAYSVTRKGKIKINSTTGQIDLSQTDPGTYFVVYKVSSNGCENQSETQVTITNSTSPEFSYPQTAYCQKDPKSVAKPSFQGGSAGVFTSSPEGLDIDQSTGIITLKASQPGTYTITNTIPPQSGCSEESATFTLEILESPDVQAKQTIEVCQGEQTVNIADPKYFSGDLTDIRLTFYNKNTGKELPYADGKVIVREGVYLVVATNSESCGEYETMTVMAIPDPELTLVSPPLPTCATETHNLLELNIFFDPKNPDGDDTGNLSYYGDKDDAFKKQNPLTDPSSVPGTPQGKDYFVRADNAEGCFTVIPVTTVTHDRDDPGFVLKDFCEGEDNRAQEIQTPGGRFSFAGLRLLFNADMAEIDPITGMISNGKAGETYQVKYITSTSPENPETGVCPADATNSVSVLENPDLVINNPAPVCAPNKADLSDPAITAGSSAGISVLLYYRTENDARNKTNALTEAEYKAVDANTYYIRAEFPNNCYSIKPVTVTSNPEASLGLGITDDKICVTSTYKVSGVDAINYEQVEWTHNGQGLLEDAETLTPTYVPALNDAGNTVTLTVKLISNQGCTANPTGDIALSVTPLPIVTVISDFTNCSNNPVIELSGTVTNGQPVWTTDGSGSFENSAEATTKYFLSAGDQKATALTFVLTGSSPDKTCSSVSQDLEVTIEQPADPFFTYGQSTFCSGAPNPTPTEITTGGGTFSAQPNGLVVNPASGEINLASSTPGQFTVKYTLPSGSDCPAQIHEVMVTVNETPDATFAYAENSYCKSDGTPVPSAGMIGRITATPEGLVFVDNSTGKIDLEASQPGQYTLTNELSAGGCLAPPKAFALTVNSNPELITNNPAPICMGETIDLTAPDITQGTPNIGSLTLSYYLTEGDALTGSPENLVPDPESVNGGTYYLRAQNNKGCASVKPVTVIQNPLPSFTVSNPEPVCSPLTVDITNTIDSDDASEIYYYNTREDAETDQNRLTTDQAENIPTTGDYFARIITASNCFDIGTISVIVNPKDDPSFVFNNFCFGSDNGPTDITTPGGTFELIGDIPGQATINPTSGHISNAMAGATYSVRYTTNNTCPNDNVEQVTVLEPDDASFTFPDFCFGNAGKPNFVAIPGGTFSLVEDSGTASIDSETGEISNYEASRTYIVQYDTDGAPDSRCPNSTQKSVNVLPESNPSFRIDPFCADNPAPAIILGDTEGSFKFAKEPGDGASINVATGLIRNAVPGSNYLVSYTTPAPCPEEEIKSVSVLPLTDASFRFADFCAGAYNAPTDIATPGGVFSFAKPVENNETIDAITGEIMGAKAGVKYHVQYAVSSSNSSCANQEVREVTAYNVFQSCPENIIINNTNPGSCSAQATWTVPALSPACDNLELTSNYIPGHEFPVGTTTVIYSARLNESEPIATCEFKVTVVDRTPPLLENCGKTLTYRADDNLKFEIPDLKKAMDNCAIETITQDPAMGTEVGIGSYMVALYAKDIAGNETRCMLTLNILPPEGFEIKCPDPLRLVANDDECAAEVPNLIPVFERLNPGFSNVTQTPEAGGLFGIGIFEIMLSAEDALGKKFTCAVATTVGTEPQAVCKDVAVYLDQNGIGDLNPEDVNNGSLSPCIDPDRLEFSVNRTRFHCDDIGETKVTLTVKNEYGFLDQCVTTIFIEDTLSPITRTKEANLYLGEDGTVTLSPSDVNNGSTDNCDRNLELTLDKTDFTCSDIGENTVTLTSKDERDRTSFATAIVNVSDTISPKLTCPPPMDLKVDPENIDLIYKLIEELEPEKTVENCEIKAITKVPGFKVPIAHGDNPVTILAVDQSGNEGRCETVIRVNTGDIVFPPSEDVEVPPGECVAKVPDFKEQIEAENPGSTVESQFPATGAELAIGSHIIVIKGTDASGIAFTFDLTFKVVDKNPPTAKCVGSLTVTLPMSGEATITANDIDDGSFDTCSGVSLSIDKSTFQCEDIGDNTVTLTVTDGSGNKSTCEATILVQPEGGEILKGCPKDKISFNDPGDCGARVFWVEPTLSVPCASITSNFRSGDFFPIGKTKVVYTATAGTETQLCEFEVTVIDNERPTISCSDLVACQEEVTVPKPEVSDNCTIVSLVNDFNGTDDASGKYPIGVTTVNWVVTDSEGLTASCRMTVGVSPEITIKLQDQDSVLLGNSITLRPEVTGADKFRWEPSRYLDDPNIESPTSTPKENITYTVFAWKDGYQTCEKDASVSITVIDELNIPNVFTPDGDGINDYFEIQGINLYPNARLRIFNSVGHRVFESTDVHNQYWGGEKNNKDLPNVSYFYKLELNDNIGTVLTGIITIIR